The region AGACGATGCAGATAGAGACTGAATCGCACGAGTGTGTCCTCTAAAGGTCCTCACACATTCTCCAGAACGGCTATCCCATATACGCACCTTCCCATCAACACAACCCGTTGCCACATAACTAGATTTCCCTAGCCACAGCAAGCATAACACTCCGGCCTAAACAAAAGTTATTGTCAGGGAATAGCACACCAATGAAAAAGACTGGGCTATTTACAGAAGCAAATGGAAGTTCAAACCTCATGTTCACAAGTTGAGCGAGGTGATGATGTATGTAAGTCCCAAATAATAAGCTTATTGTCCATGCCTCCGGTTGCAGCCCAAGAACCGCTGAAAAAGTCATTTCACATGATGAAAGCAATTTGAAGCACCAAATATTAGTTTAGCAAACCAAAATTACTAGTAGTGGAGAAAGGAACATTCAAAGGCATGCAATAGGATATTTACTACAACAAAACTTCAAAGAGTGAAACAGCAGCATCAATCAAAATAGATATAAAGCCCTACATACTACCCATTGAATCTCAAACTCAACCTGTTCTCCATCTCAAAGGAACATATCCATGCAATGGCTACAGATGCAATCTCCAACCCGTCCCCTATGGAGGAGACTTtctaacaaaaaatttaatatgcCTGTAATGACTCGAGAAGAATGGTTCTCCGGGGTTGTTAACAGCTTATGGGGTGAATTCAGGGCTAACAAGGCTGAAAGTTGGAGATGGgaggaaaattaaattttggcTAAACAATTGTTATGGAAAACCACCCTAGCCGATGCCTTTGTCAGAAGTGCTTTTCGGAAAAGTACATTTGAAGAGTAGCAGTTCGTATTcggctaatcaatttgaaaagaaCTTTTGTCAATACTAGAGCAGTAATTTGTGTTAGGTCAAGGTTCTAAAAGTGCTTCCGGAAACATGCTACTTTTTGGCCAAACAGACTAAAAATATCAGACTTAGTTAGCATGGTGCAAGCTCGAACATGTGATCAACCTTTGCCTGTCAAACTAAGTCCTAACTCATTATAACTTTGAGGTGAAGTTCTACAATTTTGTAGAAGCCTCTCATTCAGGAGAAAGAAAAGACCTGGCATATTTTTCCAGTTTCAGCAACGAAAATATACACTTTTCAACCTTCTTAAGGATAATAAATTGTCTAAGCAGAATGTCCTAGGAGCCACAATCTGTTACTTAGACAATTAGAGAACCTCTCCAGCGAAATACAATATGAATACCCCAAAACATCTGAATACAACACAGCAAATCCATGCCAACAAAAAAAAGATCCTCAACATAAATTAATTGATGACTTGTTAGACACAGTCAATTCTGAAGGTGCATCAAAGTGTTTATTTAACATGTTCTTAACCAATAAATCTAATTTGTTATCCTTGACCATGTCCATATAACTGACTGTCTCTTTAGTAAATTCAACCTCAAGTTTGCCAACAACATGGGTTCCTATTCAGGCAATTAAACTACGTATATGAAAGTCAAGTTTTCACTAGTCAAGGTACATTTATAATCCTTGTCGTTCATCCTCTTTCAGATAAAAGGAATTCAAAGCGTAAAAATACAAGGATAGATAGAAGAATGTCAGATGCAGACAAAACCTTGCTGAAAAACCGGCACATAATATCGGCTGTGTATGCACACTCAGAGAATTGACAACCTGTGATAGAAAATATTAATCAGTGATCAGATGTTTAGCCTCCGAGGTCTGGAAGCATAAATCACATAAAAGGAAACATTCCATCCAGGGTTATAACCTTTCCAGTAATTATATTCACAATGTGAGCAGAACCATCCTCTGAGCCTGTGAGAGCACGAGTTGAATCCAAGCTGATTGCCAAGCAATTTAGTCCTTTCGTTGTAGAATCAGCTTGCGACACTAGAtaaacatttttttcaaaatctgaaaatcatgGATTAATCTAGGAAAGTAATTTGACCAAATTGTGACAGGAAATCTCGTCACTAATCAGTGTAACATCTCGGAATGGAAGTACAGAGAGCCaactcatcatcataacatagtGAGAGGGAAAGAACAAGCAAGATGTAATGGCCCTAGTACAACTGTTAAGGTATTGTCCGCTTTGGACCTAGGGCCCCACAGATTTGCCACTTGCGTTTTAATCCAAAAGGCACCTCAACAGTTGATTCTGAACTCATTCgtataaggtccctaactttcttCTCTCGTTCTGATGCGGGATTTTCTTAAGCTGTAATGtgctgccccccccccccccctctcttgAGAGGCTTGCCCTCATGGGCATCACACAAGACATGGATCAGCATGGATAAGGTCCTTGAGGATGAAAGAAGAGATATGCCAACTTAGTGATATGTTAACAAATGTTTCAATCCAGAATGTTGATCCAGCATTTTATCTCAGCCACACCACCCAAAATGGAAAACACGCTCTATTATGATTGCCAGAAAACATTATACCCTTTTTTGTGATAAGTGCCAGAAAGCCTTCTCTCAATAGGCCCCATATTATTGTTTTTGTGTGTCTGTGAGGGGCAACGGGGGATGCAGAAATGTAGCTATAGTTTTCAGCTAATTTTGAAATGCGGGATGCAAACTAAATCAAGATATTAGCAGCCACAAAGCAAAGACCTCACATCTTACAGCATGGATACATCGGCCGCACTCTGCGCCACTCTCTGCATCCCATATCCTCAGGGTTGCATCATCAGACCCGGTACAAATAAATTTACCTGAGCAACCATATATAAGAAACATTTTTTGATCACTAGAATGCGTGTCTAGCAGcctattattaataataaaataaaaaatcctcAACAGAGATAAGTACAAGCAAGGGCTAGGCCTCACCTTATCAATCCTAATGAGGTAACGAAACATAACTTCTACTCAAAAGGAGAAAAACACTGAAAAAGGAAGTACCATCAGGAGTGAAATCACCACAGGTTACACTACCACCATGACCAGAAAGTAGAAACCAGCGCCACATGTCCTCTTGGATGCCAACATTCCACATCAATACAGCAGAATACTCTGCACCAGCCAACACCATATGCCTTCTCGGATGCCACCTGACCCACTGAGTGAGACCTCACAGTTCATAATTGATCTTGAATTGTTATGCAAAAATGGATTTATTACACACAAGAAAATGTTTCACCTCTATTTCCCCTCCAGGACCTTCAAGTTTTCCCTTCAGACTATCTGAAGTTGTGTCCCACACTCTTATATGCCCATCAACGCTCCCAGAAGCAAGCAACTGACCATCAGAACTAAAAGCCAAACTAGAAACAGAATCTGTGTGATCTGCACCATATCTCAAAGAGCAAATATTAATAAGTGTATGAATAAGACACACACCTAATTAGCGATACAAAGCCATGAGCCATTCAGATGATAAAGACAAGACAGATTCTTAGTGTCAGTCATGACTCATTTACCTTCTAATAACTTTAAACTAGAATCACCTTGACCAATCTTCCATATGAATCCTCTATTGTCTCCACCACCTGTTGCCACCAATTTAGCATCTGTCAGGCTGCAGATAGCAGTGTATACTTCACCTATAAAGTGGAAAAGGTATTCAAACAgttaaattataaagaaaacaGTAAAAGAAATCCACTCCAAAGTACAAACTAATTATAGTACGGAGGCATTGACTCCAATTGACTCATGGATACATCTAACTTTTAACTACTGCAAAATGGATAAAAACACATTTAACCTACATGCCTAAAATCATTATGCTAGTGAGATATAACAAAATCTATTGTGAAGTATATTCCGGCATGTGAATATCTGATTTAATTTTCTTATAGGGCAAATAGTTACATTGATGTGTGGGAAAACTCCAGCATACAAGAAGCAATAAGTGGAGGACCAACATCTGATGCAAGAATCTTGTTTATATTTCCAGATTAAGTTCTTATGACAACGTTAACAGCTAAAGCAGTTCGCTAGAGTCATAACATATTTTGATCTCTTTCATTCAAATACGCCATTTTCCAAAGACCTCTTATAGAACTCTCCCAATGAAATCATTTAAGTTGGCTATAGAACTGATCCtaattttatcttaatttgGGGATAGTGAATCTTGTCTTCGGAGAACAATCTTGATCCAAGAAAGGCCTTCCGAACATATCCCTCTTTCCAGTTTCATATTACTAAGCCTTGGAATCTGGTTTCCTACTACTTCACCATGAACCATATATGTCTTAGAAACTACTCCGcgtgtttcaatttatgtgttttaatttcttttgtagtttgtttaaaaaagaatatcacttatatatttagtaaaatttGAATTCCAACATTTCACTTGACATgtttaagactacaagattcaaaaagCATTTTGGTACCTTACATATATCTTTAATTTacgaccacaagattcaaaaattctccttactttcttaaacttcgtttCCAGTCAAACTAAGTCTCATGAAATGAAACGGAGGAAGTAATTACGTATGTCCTTCACTTTCTATTGTCATTTCAAGCTTTCCTCTTGGACAAATTAGTTTTGCTTGTTTGATTGAAGATTCCACAATGCACTTCCCAGTAAAATATGTACCACTTATCTCAATCACCATGAATCAAAGGAATTATCACTTCTAAACGTACTGAAAAGGCAACGTTTACCTATTTCATCAGCTAAACAACCTAGCAATACCCCACACAGAAAAgatcaaattttcttcattCATGTCCATAATTGTGAACTCAACATAACATAAGGCAAATTCTGGTTTTCCAAGTACTGCAAGACTAAAATGGAAGTTGCCATTGAATAGCATAATACCAGATTACAAGAATACAAAAAGAAGTACAAT is a window of Lycium ferocissimum isolate CSIRO_LF1 chromosome 12, AGI_CSIRO_Lferr_CH_V1, whole genome shotgun sequence DNA encoding:
- the LOC132039567 gene encoding uncharacterized protein LOC132039567 isoform X2 gives rise to the protein MDIDDEYVEGEEYLIMDESDIIKEIDTDEEELEDADDEEDENEDFDDADEEDEEEQEYEADDSVYAFTGHTGEVYTAICSLTDAKLVATGGGDNRGFIWKIGQGDSSLKLLEDHTDSVSSLAFSSDGQLLASGSVDGHIRVWDTTSDSLKGKLEGPGGEIEWVRWHPRRHMVLAGAEYSAVLMWNVGIQEDMWRWFLLSGHGGSVTCGDFTPDGKFICTGSDDATLRIWDAESGAECGRCIHAVRLSQADSTTKGLNCLAISLDSTRALTGSEDGSAHIVNIITGKVVNSLSVHTQPILCAGFSASGSWAATGGMDNKLIIWDLHTSSPRSTCEHEAGVLCLLWLGKSSYVATGCVDGKVRIWDSRSGECVRTFRGHTRAIQSLSASSDGKHLVSASYDKTKTRFQYSRA
- the LOC132039567 gene encoding uncharacterized protein LOC132039567 isoform X1, whose product is MDIDDEYVEGEEYLIMDESDIIKEIDTDEEELEDADDEEDENEGSTLMMFIYNTFMAIYKTKRNKGKFVVTDFDDADEEDEEEQEYEADDSVYAFTGHTGEVYTAICSLTDAKLVATGGGDNRGFIWKIGQGDSSLKLLEDHTDSVSSLAFSSDGQLLASGSVDGHIRVWDTTSDSLKGKLEGPGGEIEWVRWHPRRHMVLAGAEYSAVLMWNVGIQEDMWRWFLLSGHGGSVTCGDFTPDGKFICTGSDDATLRIWDAESGAECGRCIHAVRLSQADSTTKGLNCLAISLDSTRALTGSEDGSAHIVNIITGKVVNSLSVHTQPILCAGFSASGSWAATGGMDNKLIIWDLHTSSPRSTCEHEAGVLCLLWLGKSSYVATGCVDGKVRIWDSRSGECVRTFRGHTRAIQSLSASSDGKHLVSASYDKTKTRFQYSRA